The Candidatus Methanomethylicota archaeon genomic sequence CCCTTTAAAAGCATTTTAATGCGCAAAATCTGCTGAATTAGACTACTTCCTAGCACAGCTGGTGAGAAATCTAAAACGTAACGAGTCATATAGTAGTGTTTGGTTATGGCTAACAACGTTTCACCTAAAAGATCTTTTAATAAAATTTCTGATCTAAACGGGTACTCACGAATCCTACGCAATACAAAGTGTCTATTTTCTAATCCAAAATAATTTTGACAGAATCGTTCTAGACGTGATAAATCCATTAGAATTCCGCCTACAACTCTTATATTCAGATCAAATGGTCCTGTGGCGTTATTAGTGCTAAAATAGTTTAATTCTAATTCTAAATCAGATAGAATTTTTATTTTATTATGGATATTATATACATGTACCATTTCAATTTAAAAATGCTAACTCCTAAAATAATTATGTAATTTTGCTTATTTGGTTATCGATAACAAACATTCTTCCATATTGTCTAAAAATATTCTAGATGCAAGCCATACTACCTTCCTACATAACATCCACTTTTCTTCTGATCTTTAAGGTCAATAATTTGTCATTATGCTATTACTTTATAATTTGATTTGTAACGTTTTCAGTTAACTCTAAAAGATGCAGTTACATAAGGTATTGGGTTCTTGACATAATGTATACTATAAGAGAAGAGTTAACTGAAAATTACTGAAAAAATTGTTTGTCCGTAGAAGTTGAGGTAAGCTGTAAATAAACACGTCTATAAAATTCTGACTGATTTCAATTTTTAAATTATAATAATACATAAAACCGATTATTGATTATTTTAAATTCTCATCATAACTTAAGGATCTGATTTTATCCACAATGCTCCAAGTAGATATCCAGTAGCATGTTTGTCAAGCTCTTTAAGATAAGGCCAAATTTTATATACAAAACTGAGTATAATATTTAAGAAACATCCTATAATTGGCAGATCAACAAAACGGAACTGATGAAGAAGGCCTGCTGAATAACATACAATAGGTTTTGGTTGAAAACGTTGAAGATCTTCTAAAGACAAAGGTTCTTCATAACCCAATTTCCACCTTGCAGTCTTTACAGCTACTACCCTAAAAGTATTGTATATAACTGCTTTCCTATTTGGGACAATAACAATTAGTCGCCCATTTTGCTTCAAAACCCTTAAAGCCTCGTTTATGCTTTTTTGTTGCTCATTGAATTCATAATGCTCAAGGACTCCGCTACTCCAAACTACATCTATTGAATATTCTCTTAGTGGCAAATAGAAGATCGAGCCAACTATGAAATCACAATCTATATTCATTTCACGAGCTAATTTTTTAGAATACATAATGGCATTCCTAGAGATATCAAGTAAAATTACTTTGCCCCCACATTTAGCAAGTCTCAAGGATATTCGTCCTGTCCCGCTTCCTGTTTCAATTATAACTTTGTTTCTCAATGTTGGTATAAATAACCTAAGGAGAAAATACACTAGCTCAGATAATTCATCCCATAAGGGTATTTTATTATACTTAGTTTTCATCCAGATCTGTAGCCACACATTTTCAGATCGATTTTGTAAGACAGGCATTGTTGAATTATTCTAAGGTTTTTACGTGTTCATGATGTGGTCTATTCTCTTTGGGATATGTATAACGCTCAGCAAAGTTTATTGCTTCCGCTCCTTCAACGCATTATTATATACGTATATTATTTTTTCAATGTTTCTAACAAAGCTTTCCTTAACAAACTGTTGCATTCGGCATTTGTCAATAGATTTTGCACCTGAAAGCACATCGATAATTGCTTTCGCGATTAATGATGGTTTTGGCTGAACAAGGATTCCGTTGACATCATTAATAATAATCTCCTTCAATCCTCCAACATTTGATGCAATAAGGGGTACGCCAATAGCCATTGCCTCCAAAGCTGATATAGAAGTAGCTTCTTCAACTCCTTTAACAGGGATAGATGGGATGAGCACGATATCTGAAGCTTTGTATATGAATTTCATTTTTTCATGAGAAATTGCCCCCATTAGAATTACGTTTCCTAACGCATTTTTCTGCACATATGTTTTGATAGTTTCCTCTAATGGTCCGGTACCACAGTAAATGAGTAGTAATGTATTCTTGACATTTTCTGGTACATATTGCAATGCATAGAGGGGGAGTAGAACGCCATTCTTTTTGACAAGTCTCCTGGGGACTAGAATCACAATTTTTTCAGGTGGGATGTTAAACATTTGTCGGCACGTCATTCTATCTAAATTAACATGAAATTCTTCTGGGTCAACAAAATTTTCTATTTTTATGATCTTACATTTATTTACGTTAAATTTTGAAATATATATTTTAAGTCTGGAATCAACAGTTACTATGTAATCCGCGTTTTTATAAGCTCTTTTCTCCTCCTCAATAGACAGTTTCACTAACGTGTGTATTTTTTCATCTAAATTACCATGCGCTATTCTTTCTAATGTTAAATATCCGTGAACTGTTAAAACAGTAGGGATTTTCAAAGTTTTTTTTGCAAGCCATGTAGAATTTAAGGACACGCAATCATGTGCATTAATTATTTCTATGTCCTTTGCAAGACAATAAAAAAATATGTATATATTCATTAGCAGTTTAAGTACTATCTGTCTTAGGAAGGAACCAAGCCCCTTCCTTATAAAGTCAAAGGAATACTGAAGACTCATGAGGACTATTCTTATAGGTATAGGGAAACTTGATAAGCTAATAACATACACATTATTCTTCCTTTTCCTTAATTCTCTCGATAAAGTGCTAATATGCGAAGATATTCCGCCCAAATGTGGATAATAAGT encodes the following:
- a CDS encoding class I SAM-dependent methyltransferase, translating into MKTKYNKIPLWDELSELVYFLLRLFIPTLRNKVIIETGSGTGRISLRLAKCGGKVILLDISRNAIMYSKKLAREMNIDCDFIVGSIFYLPLREYSIDVVWSSGVLEHYEFNEQQKSINEALRVLKQNGRLIVIVPNRKAVIYNTFRVVAVKTARWKLGYEEPLSLEDLQRFQPKPIVCYSAGLLHQFRFVDLPIIGCFLNIILSFVYKIWPYLKELDKHATGYLLGALWIKSDP
- a CDS encoding glycosyltransferase family 4 protein — encoded protein: MGGISSHISTLSRELRKRKNNVYVISLSSFPIPIRIVLMSLQYSFDFIRKGLGSFLRQIVLKLLMNIYIFFYCLAKDIEIINAHDCVSLNSTWLAKKTLKIPTVLTVHGYLTLERIAHGNLDEKIHTLVKLSIEEEKRAYKNADYIVTVDSRLKIYISKFNVNKCKIIKIENFVDPEEFHVNLDRMTCRQMFNIPPEKIVILVPRRLVKKNGVLLPLYALQYVPENVKNTLLLIYCGTGPLEETIKTYVQKNALGNVILMGAISHEKMKFIYKASDIVLIPSIPVKGVEEATSISALEAMAIGVPLIASNVGGLKEIIINDVNGILVQPKPSLIAKAIIDVLSGAKSIDKCRMQQFVKESFVRNIEKIIYVYNNALKERKQ